The Rhodoferax sediminis genome has a segment encoding these proteins:
- a CDS encoding rod shape-determining protein, translating to MFGAFRRYFSTDLAIDLGTANTLIYVRDKGIVLDEPSVVAIRHEGGPQGKKTIQAVGKEAKAMLGKVPGNIEAIRPMKDGVIADFTVTEQMLKQFIKMVHPRGMFKPSPRIIICVPCGSTQVERRAIRESALGAGASEVYLIEEPMAAAIGAGLPVSEASGSMVVDIGGGTTEVGVISLGGMVYKGSVRVGGDRFDDAIINYIRRNYGMLIGEPTAEAIKKNIGSAFPGSEVKEIEVKGRNLSEGVPRSFTISSNEILEALTDPLNNIVSAVKNALEQTPPELGADIAERGMMLTGGGALLRDLDRLLAEETGLPVLVAEDPLTCVVRGCGIALERMDRLGSIFTSE from the coding sequence ATGTTTGGAGCATTCCGTCGGTACTTCTCCACCGACCTGGCGATTGACCTTGGCACCGCCAACACCCTGATCTATGTGCGCGACAAGGGTATCGTGCTGGACGAGCCCTCCGTCGTCGCGATCCGCCACGAAGGCGGCCCCCAGGGCAAGAAGACGATTCAGGCCGTGGGCAAGGAAGCCAAGGCCATGCTCGGCAAGGTGCCCGGCAACATCGAGGCCATCCGCCCGATGAAGGATGGCGTGATCGCCGACTTCACCGTGACCGAGCAAATGCTCAAGCAGTTCATCAAGATGGTGCACCCGCGCGGCATGTTCAAGCCGTCGCCGCGCATCATCATCTGTGTGCCCTGCGGCTCGACCCAGGTGGAGCGCCGCGCGATTCGCGAATCGGCGCTCGGCGCGGGCGCCTCCGAGGTGTATCTGATCGAGGAGCCCATGGCGGCGGCCATTGGCGCCGGCCTGCCGGTGTCCGAGGCTTCCGGCTCCATGGTGGTGGACATCGGCGGCGGCACCACCGAGGTCGGCGTGATCTCGCTCGGCGGCATGGTCTACAAGGGCAGCGTGCGTGTCGGCGGCGACCGCTTCGACGACGCCATCATCAACTACATCCGCCGCAACTACGGCATGCTGATCGGCGAGCCGACCGCGGAAGCGATCAAGAAGAACATTGGTTCGGCGTTTCCGGGCTCGGAAGTCAAGGAGATCGAGGTCAAGGGCCGAAACCTGTCCGAGGGCGTGCCGCGCAGCTTCACCATTTCCAGCAACGAGATTCTCGAAGCGCTGACCGACCCGCTCAACAACATCGTGAGCGCCGTGAAAAACGCGCTGGAGCAGACCCCGCCCGAACTGGGCGCCGACATCGCCGAGCGCGGCATGATGCTGACCGGCGGCGGCGCGCTGCTGCGCGATCTGGATCGCCTGCTGGCCGAGGAAACCGGCCTGCCGGTGCTGGTGGCGGAAGACCCGCTGACCTGCGTGGTGCGCGGCTGCGGCATTGCGCTCGAGCGCATGGACCGGCTAGGCTCGATTTTCACGTCGGAATAA
- the gatC gene encoding Asp-tRNA(Asn)/Glu-tRNA(Gln) amidotransferase subunit GatC encodes MALTPQDIGRIANLARLELQPLESERLLTQLNGFFEIVEKMRAVDTASLEPMAHPIAVSQDVVLRLRDDVVSEPNQREANQRSAPAVERGLFLVPKVIE; translated from the coding sequence ATGGCTTTGACTCCCCAGGACATCGGCCGGATCGCCAATTTGGCACGGCTTGAACTTCAACCGCTTGAGAGTGAGCGCCTGCTGACACAACTCAACGGGTTTTTCGAGATTGTGGAAAAGATGCGCGCGGTGGATACCGCGAGTCTGGAGCCGATGGCCCACCCCATAGCCGTCAGCCAGGATGTGGTTTTGCGCCTGCGCGACGATGTGGTGAGCGAACCGAACCAGCGCGAAGCCAACCAGCGCAGTGCGCCGGCAGTGGAGCGCGGCCTGTTTCTCGTGCCCAAGGTGATCGAATGA
- the gatA gene encoding Asp-tRNA(Asn)/Glu-tRNA(Gln) amidotransferase subunit GatA, translated as MSTPHGEGRQMTDLHDLTLAQLATRLRTKDVSAVEVARHFLARGARHEALGAYLATSEEVTLAQAHGADARLAGGDTAPLLGVPIAHKDIFVTTDFPSTAGSRMLEGYRSPFDSTVVLKLKGAGAVTLGKLNCDEFAMGSSNENSAFKPVLNPWDTTRIPGGSSGGSAVAVAARLAPAATGTDTGGSIRQPASFCGITGIKPTYGRASRYGMIAFASSLDQAGPMARTAEDCALLLSTMCGPDPDRDSTSLDAPAEDFTRTLNDSLQGLRIGVPKEFFGEGLSADVRAAVDAALKEYGKLGAVLVPISLPRTELSIPVYYIIAPAEASSNLSRFDGVKFGHRAEKYTDLTDMYKKTRAEGFGDEVKRRIMIGTYVLSHGYYDAYYLQAQKIRRMIADDFQQAFKHCDLIAGPVAPTVAWKLGEKSDDPVASYLADIFTLPASLAGLPCMSVPAGFGAGGMPVGLQLIANHLQEVRLLNAAHRLQQATDWHQKTPGGF; from the coding sequence ATGAGCACCCCCCACGGCGAGGGCCGCCAAATGACCGATCTGCATGATTTGACGCTGGCGCAGCTCGCCACCAGGCTGCGTACGAAGGACGTGTCTGCGGTCGAGGTGGCCCGGCACTTTCTGGCGCGTGGGGCCCGCCACGAGGCGCTCGGTGCCTACCTTGCCACCAGCGAAGAAGTCACCTTGGCACAGGCCCATGGCGCCGATGCGCGGCTGGCGGGGGGCGATACGGCGCCGCTGCTCGGCGTGCCGATCGCGCACAAGGACATCTTCGTCACCACGGACTTCCCGAGCACCGCCGGCTCACGCATGCTGGAGGGCTATCGCTCTCCATTTGATAGCACAGTTGTGTTGAAGCTCAAGGGTGCGGGGGCTGTAACGCTTGGGAAACTCAATTGCGACGAGTTCGCCATGGGCTCGTCCAACGAAAACTCGGCGTTCAAGCCGGTGCTGAATCCCTGGGACACCACGCGCATTCCGGGCGGCTCCTCGGGCGGCAGCGCGGTGGCCGTGGCGGCGCGCCTGGCCCCGGCCGCGACCGGCACCGACACCGGCGGCTCGATCCGCCAGCCGGCTTCGTTCTGCGGCATCACCGGCATCAAGCCGACCTATGGCCGCGCCTCGCGTTACGGCATGATTGCCTTCGCCTCCAGCCTGGACCAGGCCGGCCCGATGGCGCGCACCGCAGAAGATTGCGCGCTGCTGCTGTCCACCATGTGCGGCCCCGATCCAGACCGCGATTCGACCTCGCTCGACGCGCCGGCCGAAGACTTCACGCGCACCCTGAATGATTCGCTGCAGGGCTTGCGCATCGGTGTGCCGAAAGAATTCTTCGGTGAAGGTTTGTCGGCCGACGTGCGCGCTGCGGTGGATGCGGCCCTGAAGGAATACGGGAAGCTCGGTGCCGTGCTGGTGCCGATTTCGCTGCCGCGCACCGAACTCTCCATCCCCGTCTACTACATCATCGCGCCGGCCGAAGCGTCCAGCAACCTGAGCCGGTTCGACGGTGTCAAGTTCGGCCATCGTGCCGAGAAATACACCGACCTGACCGATATGTACAAGAAGACCCGCGCCGAGGGTTTTGGCGACGAGGTCAAGCGCCGCATCATGATCGGCACCTATGTCCTCTCGCACGGCTACTACGACGCCTACTACCTGCAAGCGCAAAAAATCCGCCGCATGATCGCCGACGATTTCCAGCAGGCGTTCAAGCACTGCGACCTGATCGCCGGCCCGGTCGCGCCCACCGTGGCGTGGAAGCTGGGCGAGAAATCAGACGACCCGGTGGCGAGCTACCTCGCCGACATCTTCACACTGCCGGCCTCGCTCGCGGGCCTGCCCTGCATGAGCGTGCCGGCGGGTTTTGGCGCCGGCGGCATGCCGGTGGGCCTGCAACTGATAGCCAACCATCTGCAGGAAGTCCGGCTGCTGAACGCGGCGCACCGGCTGCAGCAGGCCACGGACTGGCACCAGAAGACGCCGGGGGGCTTTTGA
- the gatB gene encoding Asp-tRNA(Asn)/Glu-tRNA(Gln) amidotransferase subunit GatB — protein MSEPVNTFEALQQGRPTGPLVRGYEVIIGFETHAQLSTHSKIFSRAATAFGAEPNTQACAVDLALPGTLPVMNKGAVERAIQFGLAIGARIAPRSIFARKNYFYPDLPKGYQISQYEIPVVQGGSVSFFLGEESKTVRLVRAHLEEDAGKSLHEDFVGMSGIDLNRAGTPLLEIVTEPDMRSTAEAVAYARELHKIVTWIGICDGNMQEGSFRCDANVSVRKPGERLGTRREIKNLNSFKFMQQAIDYEIRWQIEQLEDGHAIQQATVLFDPGTGETRAMRTKEDAADYRYFPDPDLPPLAIASEWVERVRAQMTELPRVMAARFCADYGLSDYDATALTQSREMAAYFEATAKACNQPKLASNWIMGEVSRRLNTDEIGIEQAPVPAARLAQLITRIADETISNSAARQVFDALWTAEGSDVDGLIEAKGLKQMNDTSALDKIIDDVLAANTKSVEEFRAGKDKAFNALVGQVMKASKGKANPSQVNDSLRKKLG, from the coding sequence ATGAGCGAACCCGTGAACACTTTCGAGGCCTTGCAACAAGGCCGCCCCACTGGTCCGCTGGTACGGGGCTACGAGGTCATCATCGGCTTCGAAACCCACGCGCAGCTGTCCACACACAGCAAGATTTTCAGCCGCGCCGCCACGGCCTTCGGCGCCGAGCCCAACACCCAGGCCTGCGCGGTCGATCTGGCGCTGCCGGGCACCCTGCCAGTCATGAACAAGGGCGCGGTGGAGCGCGCAATCCAGTTCGGCCTGGCGATCGGCGCGCGCATCGCGCCGCGCAGCATCTTTGCACGCAAGAACTACTTCTACCCTGACCTGCCCAAGGGCTACCAGATCAGCCAGTACGAGATCCCGGTGGTGCAGGGTGGTTCGGTCTCGTTTTTCCTCGGCGAGGAATCCAAGACCGTGCGACTGGTACGCGCCCACCTCGAAGAGGATGCCGGCAAGTCGCTGCACGAAGACTTCGTGGGCATGAGCGGCATCGACCTGAACCGCGCCGGCACGCCGCTGCTGGAGATAGTGACCGAGCCCGACATGCGCTCCACCGCCGAGGCCGTGGCCTACGCCCGCGAACTGCACAAGATCGTGACCTGGATCGGCATTTGCGACGGCAACATGCAGGAGGGCTCGTTCCGCTGCGATGCCAACGTGTCGGTGCGCAAGCCCGGCGAGAGGCTCGGCACGCGGCGCGAAATCAAGAACCTGAACAGCTTCAAGTTCATGCAGCAGGCCATCGACTACGAGATCCGCTGGCAGATCGAGCAGCTTGAAGACGGCCATGCGATCCAGCAGGCCACCGTGCTGTTCGACCCCGGCACGGGCGAGACCCGCGCCATGCGCACCAAGGAAGACGCGGCGGACTACCGCTACTTCCCCGACCCGGATCTGCCGCCACTGGCGATTGCGTCCGAATGGGTGGAGCGCGTGCGCGCGCAGATGACCGAGCTGCCACGCGTGATGGCGGCGCGCTTCTGCGCGGACTATGGCCTTTCGGACTACGACGCGACGGCATTGACGCAAAGCCGCGAGATGGCGGCTTATTTCGAAGCCACCGCCAAAGCCTGCAACCAGCCCAAGCTGGCCAGCAACTGGATCATGGGTGAAGTCTCGCGCCGACTGAATACCGACGAGATCGGCATCGAACAGGCGCCCGTCCCGGCGGCCCGGCTCGCGCAGCTGATCACGCGCATTGCCGACGAGACGATTTCCAACAGCGCCGCGCGGCAGGTGTTCGATGCACTGTGGACTGCCGAGGGCAGCGACGTGGACGGCCTGATCGAAGCCAAGGGCCTGAAGCAAATGAACGACACCAGCGCCCTCGACAAGATCATCGACGACGTGCTGGCCGCCAATACCAAATCCGTCGAGGAGTTCCGCGCCGGCAAGGACAAGGCGTTCAACGCACTGGTCGGCCAGGTCATGAAGGCCAGCAAAGGCAAGGCGAACCCCTCGCAGGTTAACGACTCGCTGCGAAAAAAGCTCGGCTAG
- a CDS encoding DUF4124 domain-containing protein, which translates to MNLTRGALAALLLLAGSMGSAAAQGIYTCTDAKGRVLNADRPIADCIDRTQKELNPSGTVRRTVGPSLTAQERAAQEAQQKLMQEEQARQREEKRRDRALLVRYPNKAVHDQERAQALSQVDDVIRAAQKRVGELQAERQSIDAEFEFYKKNPTRVPSSLQRQADDNARSTAVQSRFIAEQDAEKKRINARFDDELVKLKQLWTPQVPAPR; encoded by the coding sequence CTGAATTTGACTCGGGGAGCGCTCGCGGCGCTGCTGCTGTTGGCCGGCTCCATGGGATCTGCTGCAGCGCAAGGCATCTACACCTGCACCGACGCCAAGGGGCGCGTGCTGAACGCCGACCGGCCGATTGCCGACTGCATCGACCGCACGCAAAAAGAGCTCAATCCCAGCGGCACGGTGCGCCGCACGGTGGGTCCGTCGCTCACGGCGCAGGAGCGCGCGGCCCAGGAGGCGCAGCAAAAGCTCATGCAGGAAGAGCAGGCGCGCCAGCGCGAAGAAAAGCGCCGCGACCGGGCACTACTGGTGCGCTATCCCAACAAGGCGGTGCACGACCAGGAGCGGGCGCAAGCGCTGAGCCAGGTCGACGACGTGATCCGCGCCGCGCAAAAGCGCGTGGGCGAACTGCAGGCCGAGCGCCAGAGCATCGATGCCGAATTCGAGTTCTACAAAAAGAACCCGACCAGGGTGCCGTCTTCGCTGCAGCGCCAAGCGGACGACAACGCGCGCAGCACCGCGGTGCAAAGCCGCTTCATCGCCGAGCAGGATGCCGAGAAAAAACGCATCAACGCGCGTTTCGACGACGAACTCGTCAAGCTCAAGCAGTTGTGGACGCCGCAGGTCCCGGCCCCGCGTTGA
- the pyrE gene encoding orotate phosphoribosyltransferase: MVVASARTAEQQAEHDRLAQEFVQFSVDSGVLRFGEFKTKAGRLSPYFFNAGLFDDGAKLGRLAQFYAKALLASGIGFDMIFGPAYKGIPLGAAVAIELARLGRNVPFAYNRKEAKDHGEGGTLVGAPLKGRVLIVDDVMSAGTAVRESIAIIRAAGATPHAVAIALDRQEKATEGGLDVNHSAVQYVRDQLGLQVCAIATLADLLQYLSHSGREGAGAHHEQVLAYRRRYGVD; this comes from the coding sequence ATGGTGGTTGCAAGCGCGCGAACAGCTGAGCAGCAGGCCGAACATGACCGGCTGGCTCAGGAGTTCGTGCAGTTTTCTGTCGATTCCGGTGTGCTGCGCTTTGGCGAGTTCAAAACCAAGGCGGGCCGCCTGAGCCCCTACTTCTTCAACGCCGGCCTGTTCGACGACGGCGCCAAGCTGGGCCGGCTCGCGCAATTCTATGCAAAAGCCCTGCTCGCCAGCGGCATCGGGTTCGACATGATTTTCGGCCCGGCCTACAAGGGCATCCCGCTCGGCGCCGCGGTGGCCATCGAGCTGGCGCGGCTCGGGCGCAACGTGCCCTTTGCCTACAACCGCAAGGAGGCGAAGGACCACGGCGAGGGCGGCACGCTGGTCGGTGCGCCGCTCAAGGGCCGGGTGCTGATCGTCGATGACGTGATGTCGGCCGGCACCGCGGTGCGTGAGTCGATCGCCATCATCCGCGCCGCCGGGGCCACGCCGCATGCCGTGGCGATTGCGCTGGACCGGCAGGAGAAGGCGACCGAGGGCGGGCTGGATGTGAACCACAGTGCCGTGCAATATGTGCGCGATCAGCTCGGCCTGCAGGTTTGTGCGATTGCGACGCTAGCGGATTTATTGCAGTATCTGTCCCACAGCGGCCGCGAGGGGGCGGGCGCGCACCACGAACAGGTGCTGGCTTACCGGCGGCGCTACGGCGTAGATTGA
- a CDS encoding exodeoxyribonuclease III, producing the protein MFKLTSLNLNGIRSASTKGVEAWLTRHQPDCICVQEVKAQAADIEGRFEALAGLKGHFHFAEKKGYSGVAVYSRHEPSEVVIGYGSPEFDTEGRYVELRFDTPKRQLSIISAYFPSGSSSEERQQAKFRFLAEFYPHLVALKKKREFILCGDVNIAHKEMDLKNWRSNQKNSGFLPEERAWMTKLLDEAKLVDVYRQLQPTATDTAYTWWSNRGQAYANNVGWRLDYHLATPAMAAHARRESIYKAEKFSDHAPLTVDYEFAL; encoded by the coding sequence TTGTTCAAACTCACCAGCCTCAATCTCAACGGCATCCGTTCCGCCAGCACCAAGGGGGTGGAAGCGTGGCTGACCCGGCATCAGCCCGATTGTATTTGCGTGCAGGAGGTCAAGGCCCAGGCCGCCGACATCGAAGGCCGCTTCGAGGCGCTGGCCGGCCTCAAGGGCCACTTCCACTTCGCCGAAAAAAAGGGCTACTCGGGCGTGGCGGTGTACAGCCGACATGAGCCGAGCGAGGTGGTAATCGGCTACGGCTCGCCTGAATTCGACACCGAGGGTCGATACGTGGAGCTGCGCTTCGATACGCCCAAGCGTCAGCTCTCCATCATCAGCGCCTACTTTCCCAGCGGCTCCTCGAGCGAGGAGCGCCAGCAGGCCAAGTTCCGCTTCCTGGCCGAGTTCTATCCGCATCTGGTGGCGCTCAAGAAAAAGCGCGAGTTCATCTTGTGCGGCGACGTGAACATCGCGCACAAGGAAATGGACCTGAAGAACTGGCGCAGCAACCAGAAGAACAGCGGCTTCCTGCCCGAAGAGCGCGCCTGGATGACGAAACTCCTTGATGAAGCCAAGCTGGTCGACGTGTACCGCCAGCTCCAGCCCACCGCCACCGACACCGCCTACACGTGGTGGAGCAATCGCGGCCAGGCCTATGCGAACAACGTGGGGTGGCGACTCGACTACCACCTGGCGACGCCGGCCATGGCGGCCCATGCGCGGCGTGAATCCATCTACAAGGCCGAAAAGTTTTCGGACCATGCTCCCTTAACAGTTGATTATGAATTTGCCCTTTGA
- a CDS encoding carboxypeptidase-like regulatory domain-containing protein yields MKASIRQAAAVAALGAALFGMASAQAGVVPPMQKIDGIEIMSGGIGDGEAAAIQSEARHWPLTLEFAIKNKARSNYAADVNVIVRDAKGHTVLQTTSDGPFLLARLNPGQYTVQASLDGKTLQQKVMVGHQPARRLFLWPAGTDESAS; encoded by the coding sequence ATGAAAGCAAGCATTCGCCAAGCCGCGGCGGTGGCCGCGTTGGGGGCGGCCCTGTTCGGCATGGCATCGGCCCAGGCCGGCGTCGTTCCCCCCATGCAAAAGATCGACGGGATCGAGATCATGAGTGGCGGCATCGGCGACGGCGAGGCCGCCGCGATTCAGTCCGAGGCGCGGCACTGGCCGCTGACGCTCGAGTTCGCGATCAAAAACAAGGCCAGATCCAACTACGCGGCCGACGTCAACGTCATCGTACGCGATGCCAAGGGCCATACCGTGCTGCAGACCACCTCGGACGGGCCCTTCCTGCTGGCCCGGCTGAACCCCGGCCAGTACACGGTCCAGGCGAGCCTGGATGGGAAGACGCTGCAGCAAAAGGTCATGGTCGGCCATCAACCGGCCCGGCGCCTGTTTTTGTGGCCCGCGGGAACGGATGAGTCGGCTTCGTGA
- a CDS encoding AmpG family muropeptide MFS transporter, with translation MSSNLTRASAAPATAAKPSWIDTLKVYREAPTLRMLLLGFSAGLPLLLVLGTLSFWLREAGIDRTTIGYLSWVGLAYGFKWVWAPLVDRLPIPLLTRWLGRRRSWLLLAQGVVMAGLVGMSLNDPRAGLEPVVWCALMVAFGSATQDIALDAFRIESASMERQAALAATYQTGYRLAMIWAGAGVLWVAARAEVAGTVGYQQGAWHTAYLVMAASMALGMLTVLFSPEPLPRVLPPARNAAEWLRSALVEPFADFVRRYRWQAALILALIAIYRISDVVMGIMANPFYVDMGYTKDEVAAVTKIFGVIMTLAGAFVGGAMSVRWGVMRVLMLGAILSAASNLLFAWLGSRGHDLTALIAVISADNLSSGIASAAFIAYLSSLTNVNYSATQYALFSSMMLLLPKFLAGYSGRYVDAFGYPQFFTMTAMLGVPVLLLVWLASRVKMVPGP, from the coding sequence ATGAGTTCCAACTTGACCCGCGCCAGCGCAGCGCCCGCCACCGCCGCCAAACCCTCCTGGATCGACACGCTCAAGGTTTACCGCGAGGCCCCCACGCTGCGCATGCTGCTGCTCGGGTTCTCCGCGGGCCTGCCGTTGCTGCTGGTGCTGGGCACGCTGAGCTTCTGGCTGCGCGAGGCGGGCATCGACCGCACCACCATCGGCTACCTGAGCTGGGTCGGGCTGGCCTACGGTTTCAAATGGGTCTGGGCGCCGCTGGTGGACCGCCTGCCGATCCCGCTGCTCACGCGCTGGCTGGGCCGCCGGCGCAGCTGGCTGCTGCTGGCCCAAGGCGTGGTGATGGCGGGCCTGGTGGGCATGTCGCTGAACGACCCGCGGGCGGGGCTGGAGCCGGTGGTGTGGTGCGCGCTGATGGTGGCGTTCGGCTCGGCCACGCAGGACATTGCGCTGGACGCCTTTCGCATCGAGTCGGCCAGCATGGAGCGCCAGGCCGCGCTGGCCGCCACCTACCAGACCGGCTACCGGCTGGCCATGATCTGGGCCGGCGCCGGCGTACTGTGGGTGGCGGCGCGCGCGGAAGTGGCAGGCACGGTGGGCTACCAGCAGGGCGCCTGGCACACGGCTTACCTGGTGATGGCCGCGTCGATGGCGCTGGGCATGCTCACTGTGCTGTTCTCGCCCGAGCCGCTGCCGCGCGTGCTGCCGCCCGCCAGGAACGCCGCCGAGTGGCTGCGCAGCGCACTGGTGGAGCCGTTTGCCGACTTCGTGCGGCGCTACCGCTGGCAGGCCGCGCTGATCCTGGCCCTGATCGCCATCTACCGCATCAGCGACGTGGTGATGGGCATCATGGCGAACCCGTTCTACGTGGACATGGGCTACACCAAGGACGAGGTGGCGGCGGTCACCAAGATCTTCGGCGTGATCATGACCTTGGCGGGCGCCTTCGTGGGCGGCGCCATGTCGGTGCGCTGGGGCGTGATGCGCGTGCTGATGCTGGGCGCGATTTTGAGCGCTGCCAGCAACCTGCTGTTTGCGTGGCTCGGCTCGCGCGGGCACGACCTGACGGCGCTGATCGCGGTGATCTCGGCCGACAACCTGTCCAGCGGCATCGCCTCGGCGGCCTTCATCGCCTACCTGTCATCGCTCACGAACGTGAACTACTCGGCCACGCAGTACGCGCTGTTCAGCTCCATGATGCTGCTGCTACCCAAGTTTTTGGCGGGCTATTCGGGGCGCTATGTGGATGCCTTTGGCTACCCGCAGTTTTTCACGATGACCGCGATGCTGGGCGTGCCGGTGCTGCTGCTGGTGTGGCTCGCTTCAAGAGTCAAAATGGTGCCTGGCCCTTGA